One segment of Paramormyrops kingsleyae isolate MSU_618 chromosome 8, PKINGS_0.4, whole genome shotgun sequence DNA contains the following:
- the LOC111837499 gene encoding adenosine receptor A1-like has translation MLSITPMLPWSHKAFRANAPVNSSDMLCRFIDVIPLAYLVYFTFFGVILPPLLAMVVLYSGVFHILRRRLRDSLSRHMEQQTYFLKEQALTKVLTLVLLLFVACWLPLNVMNSVTFFRGPDAVSKEVVYTGILLTHAHSAINPLLYGFRIRRIRDAYLQLWNRVMSHSGGGLQLSTNSHPSNI, from the coding sequence ATGCTCAGCATTACCCCCATGCTCCCCTGGTCACACAAAGCTTTCAGAGCGAACGCCCCTGTTAACTCCTCGGACATGCTGTGTCGCTTCATTGACGTCATCCCCCTGGCCTACCTCGTCTACTTCACCTTCTTCGGTGTCATCCTGCCTCCCCTGTTGGCAATGGTGGTCCTTTACAGTGGTGTGTTCCACATTCTTCGACGACGCTTGCGGGACAGTTTGTCAAGGCACATGGAGCAGCAGACCTACTTCCTGAAAGAGCAGGCCCTTACCAAGGTCCTGACACTGGTGCTGCTGCTCTTCGTCGCTTGTTGGCTGCCCCTCAACGTGATGAACAGCGTAACCTTCTTCAGGGGGCCCGACGCTGTTTCCAAAGAGGTTGTGTACACCGGTATCCTCCTGACCCATGCCCACTCGGCCATTAACCCCCTCCTGTACGGCTTCCGGATACGCCGAATCCGGGACGCCTACCTGCAGCTGTGGAACAGGGTTATGTCCCATTCCGGAGGAGGCTTACAGCTCAGCACCAATAGTCATCCCAGTAACATATGA